From a region of the Mobula hypostoma chromosome 6, sMobHyp1.1, whole genome shotgun sequence genome:
- the atp5po gene encoding ATP synthase subunit O, mitochondrial: MAAPARLGLKVRYLSTSVANPASKLVMPPIQVYGVEGRYATALYSAASKQKKLDQVEQELQKINSIMKDPKFYGVLTNPHIKRNIKQKTVNDVLTKQKVSPIMINFINLLAENGRLRQTPDVAVAFSKIMSAHRGEVLCSVTTAQPLDEANLTDLKAALNGFLKKSETLKLETKTDPSILGGMIVSIGDKYVDMSTKTKVQKLSKLINEAI, translated from the exons GTTCGTTACCTCAGCACCTCGGTGGCCAACCCAGCAAGCAAGCTGGTTATG CCGCCTATTCAAGTCTACGGAGTTGAAGGCAGATATGCCACAGCTTTGTACTCAGCTGCCAGCAAACAGAAGAAACTGGACCAAGTAGAGCAGGAACTACAGAAGATTAAC TCAATAATGAAAGACCCCAAGTTCTATGGAGTGCTCACCAATCCCCATATCAAGCGCAATATCAAGCAAAAAACTGTCAACGATGTCTTGACAAAGCAGAAAGTTTCCCCGATTATGATCAACTTTATCA ATTTGCTAGCCGAGAATGGACGATTGCGCCAGACCCCTGATGTTGCTGTAGCTTTCAGCAAGATTATGAGTGCTCACCGTGGCGAAGTTCTCTGCTCAGTCACTACTGCTCAG CCCCTGGATGAAGCAAATCTTACAGATCTAAAGGCTGCTCTTAACGGTTTCCTGAAAAAAAGTGAAACCCTTAAGCTAGAGACCAAG aCTGATCCTTCGATACtgggtggaatgattgttagcaTTGGTGACAAGTATGTTGATATGTCTACGAAAACTAAGGTTCAGAAACTCAGCAAACTAATAAATGAAGCTATCTAG